The following is a genomic window from Salmo salar chromosome ssa23, Ssal_v3.1, whole genome shotgun sequence.
gaggaggagggaaagattGGTGGAGCCGCATGCAgaaggtgtgtgtgatgtgaatgGTCTGTCTATATAGTATTACACCCAATTCTATGAGGGATATTTGAAATCAATTTGTATTTGTCagatgcaccgaatacaacaggtattattaCACACTCataccattcaccctctgaatggcacacaacagttatacaaccttacagtgaaatgcttacttacaagcccttaagcccttaaccaacaatgcagttttaagaaaaataagttatagagtaaaaaaataagaaaatagaaaaataacaaataattatagagtaacaataaaataacagtagcaaggctatacacagggactaccggtacagtcaatgtgcggggccacaggttagttgaggcaattgaggtaatatgtacatgttggtaTTTACATGTCAAATCAAGGAGCGGGTGgtattgtttgtgtgtgggttAAAAGTTTATTTGCCACTTGCACAGGATGCAACAGGTGTAACtttcccaacagtgcagtaataatatAGATTATAAAAAAATAGAATAAAACACAAGAAATTCGAGATGAGATGAAGAAACACGAGAATGCAagtacactgagtttacaaaacattacggTACTTTCCTAATTTTGAGTTACATCcacttttgccttcagaacagcctcaatttgtcggggcatggactctacaaggtgtcaagtgttccacagggaagctggcccatgttgactccaatgcttcccacagttgtgtcaagttggctggatgtcctttgggtggtggactattcttacattttacatttaagtcatttagcagacgctcttatccattaTCCGCTCTTATCTATTCTTCATGCACATGGGACACTGTTGAATGTGAAAAACccggcagcattgcagttcttgacacactcataccagtgcgcctggcacctactaccataccccattcaaaggcacttaaatcttttgtcttgcccattcaccctctgaatggcacacatacacaatccgtgtctcagttgtctcaaggcataaaaatcattctttaacctgtctcatccccttcatctacactgattgaagtggatttaacaaatgacatcaataagggatcatagacttcacctggattcacctgctcagtctgtcatggaaagggcaggtgttcctaatgttttgtacactcagtgtatatacaggtcagaaACAtactcaatgtgcaggggtactggagtgattGAGGTAAGTAGGTATATATGGTGTGACGTTCTATGGCACTGGATGCAGATACCTCAACATGTTGACCTTTCCTCTGCCTTTCTAGGGTGACATCCCATGGGATGAGAAAGACTTCCGTGCCCTGGCAGTGGTACTTGCTGGGATATCCTCTGCCACGCTCTACTATCAATTCAGAGACACTGGCAAGGAGATCACTTGGAAGGACTTTGTCCAACGCTACCTTGGCAGAGGAATGGTGAGAACAAAGTACAACAATTCAGTGAAGAATAGAGAGATACTGTTTATAGAAATACATGTTGTTATTAGTACAATCATAATGCCAAGGTGATGTAACTGCTCAGACACAGAATTTttttgtttccattattttgttaTATTTAAATTTTTTGTATGtcgctgtctgtgtctgttctctacaCAGGTCGACCGTTTAGAGGTTGTCAACAAACAGTATGTCCGAGTCATTCTAGTACCAGGAGCAGAGGCTGATGCGGTAGGTGAAAATTCCATTCTCTGGAATCAGAACAGTGACTCACTTAGCGTGATGAATCACTTGATGAGTTCATATTCATGCCGGTGTGAATAAGGGCTTTCAGTAGGTTTGATCAAACTAGATTAAATGAGGAAGTTAGTGTTTTGAGAGTACAACACTTGAACCGCCATAGCCAACGGCCGCTGACATTTGATTATTTTGTCCTTCCCTGACTTTTTCTAAGTGTTTgtagtttactgttcatttgtcaGAATTTGGAAATTAGAAACTTTTGTGTTTGTGGAGCCTTTTtacccatacattttttttcttaacccaccaatgtgctgtaggacgttggtacccagccaggcgctaatgtgtctctctctcctcactgaatgaatgacaaatggatGAATGGGTGATAATTGTGAACCTTACTTCACAATGTAATTTAAatgaggcctaactgaatgataagcagtgtgaagaggttgatttaatttagAAAATCAAGTGTTATGATGCGTTTGTGTTATGCCTATTTGTCAGCAGCAAATCATTTGACCTTGCACGTTGATACCATTCTTTGTAACTGAACGTAAATAATTACTGTAACTCTTATTACTAATCGAATCTACAAAGAAAGTTTATTAAATGGATTACACTAATGTTTTTATTGTAAGAGAAACTAAAATAGGCTACAGGCCTATGTTTTTTTTCTAGGACTTATTATATTAtacaaaacatatccttgactatctaaacaaataactattgttatttttttttattgatatatttccacaaatatttTGTCATGCAATTAATCCTTTACAATAGTTTATGCACTCTTTATCAAGCGTTGGTGGTTATGTTTGCGCCCCTTGCAGGTTAATATGCATCTGATGCATATGCTAAAAGGGGACACTCGGCAACATTCTCTAGCCGGTACTGATAGGCTGAAAGGTTCTAGTGGTAAAGAGTATCCATTGACTTGTTGTGTTGGTGGTCTTTCCCCAGAGCTATGTGTGGTTTAACATCGGTAGTGTGGACACCTTCGAGAGGAACTTGGAGGCGGCTCATCACGAGCTGGGCTTGGAGCCCTCTCATCGGGCAGCTGTCATGTACAACTCCGAGAGTGATGGGTGAGttaatgcagacacacacacacgtattcatGCCTCAATAGGGCTAGACTATTTCTCACTCTGAGATTTGTTTTGAAGCACACTCATATGTCCAATTTCATGTACAAGCTAACATTTTAACTATGACTGTCATCATCATTTTACAACTTTCCTTCCTCCTACAGGTCATTTATGATGAGCATGATCCCCACCTTGCTGTTGATTGGTTTCCTGCTTTTCACCCTGCGGCGGGGACCAATGGGAGGAGGCGCTGGGGGTGGAAGAGGTGGTCCCTTCAGCATGAGCGAATCAACAGCAAAAATGATGAAGGACAACATCAACACCAAGTTCAAGGATGTGGCCGGCTGTGAGGAGGCCAAGCTGGAGATTCTGGAGTTTGTTAACTTCCTGAAGAACCCCCAGCAGTACCTGGACCTGGGGGCTAAGATCCCAAAGGTAAGGGATGGGACACCtcgggctgggcggtataccgtatgttactatataccggtattgatgcacggaccagtttttttactttaccttctataatggtatttcaatgtttggtttgttaaatgtgatacacgACTCTGGCACGTGTACTGTcagtttttatagtttactccatTTGCTTCTTgagttgtctctctccctctactcctgcTGCTGCATGCCGCTAAGCACACCAAACCATGCCCCCTGTCACTTAAGGAGAGAGCAGTTGCTCGACCACGGAGTCACGAGCACTTTCTTGCAGTTCATGGTCAGATGGATGCAACAATGTTGGGGACATGCTGAGTTCCACAAGCGTTCTATACACTTAGTTTGTGTATCTTACTGTCTGCAAACTACTATCTGCTAGTTTGTGTTTTCTTAGCAAGGTGTTGCTAAAATAATTAGCTAATCGCTAGTTAgatggctagctagcttgctaaatgtgctaacacagatagaacaatgagccagatctttcaccggatgtataaatgtgaagcatctgagtggcgtttccactcactaccaaatatggtgatgagagaaAGCCCAGTGgacggcagtgggagaagatgaagTGAGATGGACATTCGCTGACATTCAGCAAAttctatgaaacatttgatcgccttacagttttctgtttctaaAACTAGAATCTGTAACAGAGTGGActgcgttttgtagactttactttACAGTCCACCAAAGTTTCTAAAAAATACGTTGTTTAGGAGGAGTGCAAgtgcgaattgagttattgcacacccgcacttcacagagtaggcgttccttaacggaaatatgcaaataaattgTAGaatgcgccaataggatctcactagctcatgcttggctctgcccacctccttgcttatTCTGCCCATtatgattaatttgctcccattggaaacaacaggctctggtctatcttgggttagtttaaaaaatattttgtacTATGTGTCAGAGCAAATGTAGCTATCTAATACTGCCTGATATCAGTGCtggtgtaggcctacagtacataaGCATGTTTGTGCAACGGTTTCTTATCAGAGAGGAATAGGCTAGGCATGAGTATGTTGGCTAGCTAGCGACATGAAGTAAGAAAACATGTAATGTAACATCTAATGAAAGTCAcctggaaacactgaccaacactttggttcctaccatgACAATAATTCCTCCCTGGTATATTAATTCGTTGTCATGTGAAACAATAATGTATTCAAGGTGCTGCCCACTAAATTATAACTATAGTATTagaataattattttatttccatgattccaacagttcaccaatTAACTAGGCCTATATTTTCTTTCTCGTATCATGCTGCGTTGCACAGTGCAGAAATGATAATACAAGTGCGGGAAATGTAGAAATTGATCAAAATGCTAATCATTTgttcgttttttgttgttgtttggagtTGGATTGAACAGTATAAATGAAGAAAGCCCCATTTAAAATCACTTATTTGCCACCCTACGGTCATGAACTACTCATAAAGCATATTGAGAACTTTTATTATTCTAAAACATACAATCCCTTCAAATACAATCATAGTGTCTTAAAATTTCGAAAGTATCGTGATATGATATTTTGTCCATATCATCCAGCTCTAGGGACAACATTAGTACCTGGACCTGGGGGCTAGGCTTGGGCAGTATATTGTATactggggtatttggaaatagccatgggatggtttttcaataccgttgAAACTATTTTACGTTTTTCAATAAATTGTAAAATTTGTATatctactttttaagtaaatacctgcagtcaacttgtgcaatatgttAAGAGAAAAAGCAGATTTGTGTTCTACATTTCACACGTCTCATTATTTtccattatgaagcttaccataGTTCCCTGAACAGTTAAGCCAGTCACATgcttgtttgtaaatagcacaacgagTGAAAGCaggagcaggtgagtccagctgtgtattgacaggggtCGCATTTTATTTTGAAGCcaagtgttgttgtttttttgcttcaatagagtgatcagaGATGTGCAACTatagaaaatacattagtgcaacacattcagTAGAAAATAGCTGAATTTTAATAAGATGACAACAGAATTGCAACGCTATAAGTAAATTAGCTTACTGTGAAAAAGCAAGGTATTTTTTGCTAAAACtatgcatggccatcatatttccGATGTTTATCATAGAATTGTGCGTTAATGTGACCCCTaagtttaacttgctagttatcTAAGTAAGTAGCTGAATTAATAAGGATGACTGGGCATCCATATTGTTAGGTTTCTGctgtgtttgagaagtcaaatcCCTTTGGATGAGTTATCTGTAGGTTTGATTTCCTTGcggtttttttttctcctctccgtTCTCGGCCTGTCTGCTCTTCCCCCCTCTTATCGGAAGGCCATTGCCCTAGCGACTCCACACAGACACCactgtacacatgctgctccagagccagtacTGTTCTTGCTTCAGACAATTATGCATCAACTTTGTTCAGTTACACAATGTCACTCGTTCACATTCGCTTGTtaatgtccaaactcaccaaaaatgacatttGGTTGTGCCTCGGTTTTTTCGTTTGCGCTATTCGCTATTACTTGCGATagattttgttagcattctggtaatagactcCCAATGGGcttcatttatttaaaaaaaattgcacaCACTTCTGTACTAAACCGTTAATACCGTAAATCCCGGGATGAGAGAAGGACGGTATtcgatatgaaaatctggataccgctcAACCCTACTGGGGACCAAGATTCCAAAGTTAAGGGATGTGACAACAGCCCAGCAGTCATAGTAGTCAAGAAACACCTTTCAATGTAGGAAGAAAATGCCTTTTAATTTTAGATGTAGTTTGCTGTCTTTTCACAGCCCATGAGAAATGAACATTCCATTATACTGGTATTTTAAATCTCATGTGTTGTGCTGTGTTTTCTCAGGGTGCTGTGCTCTCTGGACCTCCAGGCACAGGCAAGACCCTGCTGGCCAAGGCCACAGCAGGAGAGGCCAACGTCCCCTTCATCACTGTCAACGGCTCTGAGTTCCTGGAGATGTTTGTGGGTGTTGGGCCTGCCAGGGTGAGTTCACACTAGAACCAGAGGGAACACTTGCACCTGACTCCATACCATCCGTTTTCAAGTCACATGATGTGCATTTTAGATCATAGCTGCAAATAGCTGTATCTACTAGCTTGCTAACCACATAGATACATTTCAATCCATTTGACTTGAAATGCATCGCTTACTGTGAGGATGTGAATGAAAATGTTTTAGAGACTTAGTATTGACTGTTTCCCCCCTGTAGGTGAGAGACATGTTTGCCATGGCCCGGAAGAACGCCCCCTGTATTCTGTTTATAGATGAGATAGACGCCGTGGGTCGCAAGAGGGGCGGGGGAAATTTTGGTGGCCAGAGCGAGCAGGAGAACACTCTCAACCAGCTGCTAGTGGAGATGGATGGTGAGTATGGGTGAAATGAGATCGCAAACTCACACTCTCTATCATATTGCTGGTTAATCTCATAGGTGTCCCCTATTTATGAAATAATAACTATTATTATGTGACATTGGCGCTCTATGATGTCATCTGTtataaagctgttattttctgcCATTACTCTAAAATGTTTACTTAATGAACTGTAATGCATATACTGTGAGGGTAATTCCCTAGTGTTTTTCTTCTAGGATTCAACACCAGCACTAACGTCGTCGTCCTGGCCGGCACCAACAGACCAGACATCTTGGATCCTGCACTCATGAGGCCTGGCAGATTTGACAGGCAGATTTACATAGGTATGGAGTCTTTCAATTGAACTGGAGCTCAGGCTGTGCGGTGGTAATTTCAGTGAATTGTCAACATACAGCATATTGATATTCATATTGAGAAGTACTACCCATTCGGTAAGACTTTATGTAAATCTAAGGACTTCATAACACATTTATAATCCATACATAACAATTTCCTAATCAGCAGACTAAATTAGtctttcatgaaatacaatacatGTCCATGTCTCAGGCCCACCTGACATCAAAGGCAGGGCGTCCATCTTCAAAGTGCACTTACGGCCCATCAAACTGGACCCTGCTATGGACAAAGACGGACTGGCCAGGAAGATGGCTGCCGCCACACCAGGCTTCACAGGCAAGTTGAGCTGCTCTGTGTTAGAAGATGCCATGTTGATTATCATGTCAATGTTTTTGAAAcatcctctctgtcttcctgtcttcaccAGGAGCCGACATAGCTAACGTGTGTAACGAGTCTGCCCTCATTGCTGCTAGACATCTCAACCCACATGTGGAAGGGAAACACTTTGAGCAGGCCATCGACAGGGTCATTGGAGGTGGGTTGTCATGTCTTCCATGTCCTTGTATTATTATGTTATCTCAGCTTTGTGAATCAGTGTTAATTAAATCAACAATAGCTATGAAAATAAATATTTGTCAACAACTTATTTTCCCTGAGAAAACTAATGACGATAACGAGACGAGATGCCATGGAAAAAAACTGACATTCGTTTTCATTTTATGAAAATGTGACGAGATGAGAAATCCACTTCACTATTGGACATTCAATTTGACATAAACAGATGTCTATTCCACATTGAGtcaacgtggaaacaacgtttattcaaccagtgtgtgcccaataGGAAGCTTCTTTTCATCTGTTTAGTCCAATCATAAGCATGCATGCCAAGTATTTAATGCAATCCTCTCATTGGCAGAATTAACGTCTTTCAGTTGCGTGATCCGATTGAGCCTATCTACCCGGCTCTCCCACACAGCTCCCAGGCAGTCATTCAGTCACTTGTCAATCTTTTGAACTGATGGGCAGCCAGGACACTTCAATTGTAACTAGCTTAAACTAGAAACAATCATTTTTTACCATCTCTTGCTTTCATGTAGGCTATGAAAGTAAAACAAATGCACTGACTAATATGTGACTAAAACTAGACAAATTGTCCTGGAGTTTTAGTCAACTGATTATAAGTAAACATAAGAAGGATGAAATGACTAAAATGGGACTTAAAGGTGTTTTAGTCATAGAcactaagacaaaaaaaaataaaaaatctaaaataGCTGACAAAATGAACACTGTTGTGAATGTCCCATCTTTAGGATGAGGTGAGGTGTGGATGGTAATAGAATGGTGAAGATATAACactgctgctgtctgtctgtctctgtctgtaggtctTGAGAAGAAGACCCAGGTTCTGCAGCCCAATGAGAAGAAGACTGTAGCGTACCATGAGGCTGGCCACGCCATAGTGGGTTGGTTCCTGCAACATGCTGACCCACTGCTGAAGGTACAGTAACTCCCTCTTTTAAAGGCCcggttttgtttacctggctgTTTGGTTGGGGGTTGCTAAccagagaaatatatatattattttactaGCACATTTGCATGTGACTTTCATAGTGCAGTTTTGACACTGCTCAAAACAAACAGCCCAGCAGCACCTTccactgtgtgttggtgtgaatagagcagggtttcccaaactctgtcttgacccccccccccccgtgtgcACATTTTGTCTTTTGCCAtagcacaacacagctgattcaaatattcaaagcttgatgatgagttggttatttgaatcagctgtgtagtgctagggcaaaaacaaactCTCCCAATACTGTCCAGTCTCAAAACGCATCTTATACATCCCAGGTGTGAAATAGTGTACGAATGAACCAAGTCCCACTGCAGTACTGTTCACATTGTCATACTGAACAGTTTCTGACATTGGCTTGCAGACGGGTCAATGACAGTGTCTGTCACACAACTGGATCACAGGTTGGAATATGGGGATATTGAATGGATTTGAGTGGGGTTCTAAAATAATAACTTTGATTCTCCTGCATGGGTTTAACACACATTTAGGTTTCAAAATTGACATGGCCCAAAATGAGTACGTTTGTCTTAATTGCATAAATCAGTTATTGGTCGAGTACAcatacattacatgaccaaaagtaggtggacacctgctcgtcgaacatctcatttcaaaatcatgggcgttaatatagagttggtccccccttttgcggctttaacagcctccactcttttgggaaggctttccactagatgttggagcattgctgccgggtcttgcttccattcagtcacgcgcattagtgaggtcaggcactgatgctgggcgattaggcctggctttcagtcggcattccaattcatcccaaaggttttcgatggggttgatgggatctgtgcaggctagtcaagttcttccacaccgatctcgacaaaccatttctgtatggacctcgctttgtgcaccggagcattgttatgctgaaacaagaaagggccttccccaaattgttgccacaaagttggaagcacagaattctctagaatgtcattgtatgctgtagcattaagatttcccttcactggaactaaggggcctagcccgaaccatgaaaaacagccccagaccagtattcctcatccaccagactttccagttggcactatgcattggggcaggtagcgttctcctggcatccagcaAACACAGattcatctgtcggactgccagatggtgaagtgtgattcatcacttcagagaaagcgtttccactgctccagagtccaatggcgacgagctttacaccactccagccgat
Proteins encoded in this region:
- the LOC106584530 gene encoding AFG3-like protein 1, giving the protein MAQMLGLLSTAALPLRIAVRACVRSAVSRNFSVLPGYRGSTVRRLAQSKLLSPDGIFTSHGLQYSTEPPKDGKGKESGGSGGGGKRGGGGKDWWSRMQKGDIPWDEKDFRALAVVLAGISSATLYYQFRDTGKEITWKDFVQRYLGRGMVDRLEVVNKQYVRVILVPGAEADASYVWFNIGSVDTFERNLEAAHHELGLEPSHRAAVMYNSESDGSFMMSMIPTLLLIGFLLFTLRRGPMGGGAGGGRGGPFSMSESTAKMMKDNINTKFKDVAGCEEAKLEILEFVNFLKNPQQYLDLGAKIPKGAVLSGPPGTGKTLLAKATAGEANVPFITVNGSEFLEMFVGVGPARVRDMFAMARKNAPCILFIDEIDAVGRKRGGGNFGGQSEQENTLNQLLVEMDGFNTSTNVVVLAGTNRPDILDPALMRPGRFDRQIYIGPPDIKGRASIFKVHLRPIKLDPAMDKDGLARKMAAATPGFTGADIANVCNESALIAARHLNPHVEGKHFEQAIDRVIGGLEKKTQVLQPNEKKTVAYHEAGHAIVGWFLQHADPLLKVSIIPRGKGLGYAQYLPKEQYLYTREQLFDRMCMMLGGRVAEHVFFGKITTGAQDDLKKVTQSAYAQIVQFGMSEKVGQVSFDLPRQGEMVMEKPYSEATAELIDQEVRDLVDSAYQRTMELIVDKRECVDMVGKRLLEKEVLGKADMLELLGPRPFEEKSTYEEFVEGTGSFEEDTSLPEGLKDWNQERGDLAEELDTAKEKQAQ